One segment of Carya illinoinensis cultivar Pawnee chromosome 1, C.illinoinensisPawnee_v1, whole genome shotgun sequence DNA contains the following:
- the LOC122279340 gene encoding uncharacterized protein LOC122279340 isoform X1, with protein MSKKLATRRELLDRWRGIEEEEEDDDGDHDSSKRRRLHHLKEQWFADAFNFLICFPKDTHIWCGSWDLMGPLLETFYNYFKDEHPDSPLKQLWKRISDEMRKCIQCISQYHQALEMYDREYELSCIIPLLDVLRTLDEQRVTQHLREINARIAREEYDPARDNAEVVSVMYEILMFPILLDDQSLFTEFETFIEAIDNKHELALDGQQQFPGVYALFFFKRRVRSVGHRLAGSMGKLREIGLDLEPLQPLLKKFIGFLETEVLSPTPETSRPRAKLDRVSIWLGIKSLLGFLDPPTFEEGILERYPIFLDLVLNHISGDSVVFSHAVTCLRLLFEMLGCKLWLRSTLSPSVMRNTLLGQCFHTQNEKSHKDIFDLIQPFLQSLEALQDGEHEKQRRHFIYFLLHQVPMSSNFSVLTRKKACQIALFIIQRGYKMNPPCPPSECAHMWGPSLVSSLKDSSLHSSLRQPAFDLIQTIIVSDAAALITSMLNCSTSWSIDKSLSLDLDDDDQYDRLPFIPDGREEDNSSWSEFSAQSKITCREYREWICIPMLWIDVLVELDPSVFPISFSKAVFWARSRFSMVEPEISAEMALPLRTWLQSSVEEISTSFGWTIPTGSDDGGEGKESKNSVKISSMCISLARTFNRLTGHFIDQVGQREIGKQWSWEPRMSESLILSLLDPNDNIRQFGKCILEQVSDTRGLSCGLKFLCSSGCSLSAIFQGFRHACKLVLLDSVLVKFQTLQHFFFVLRKLLKGVTQEWPESSSDHSSIASFSSQGGFLRQPFFDTLPVNANGYSSNVDLKLLEKFIYLLSETAWPSIRRCLIEGKAFIDYSFCQMTCVRLLEILPVVFEIMYPPLGTKHEDSRVMVKSSCDFSWLNDLMDWGKSSLKVVTVYWKRTVSMLLSFLRGSCSNSATITIGTIENLISSDNFATDELTETVSRLSVSLSKEASCDSGKTPYISRSLFPELLSFERNSSVSNEQPPSVDDSEVQILDSVTGAHKTAEDILIVLSDSETEEPISANEVILSDTETGHLMLEDKTIDPGSKSHFDSTKKKVLDTNTSKDLLESFQQNDTTDGSVVASRDKSFDGLKGKGAPALLESEGLDAKRKGIRSIYDKTDSILSKNRVNLHVSSNEAVRSKNMTLNFNSAISKASDTVLKEMVHDTEDDPFESALNSARRQQSFIAKSSTSLPKRQVIQLKSHFEIRSGRLHRLEGVKRFRPPRLDDWYRPILEIDYFETVGLASAGKDRSCIVSKLKEVPVYFQSPEQYIEIFRPLVLEEFKAQLHSSFLEMSTLEEMYFGSLSVMLVERVDDFHLVRFVYDDNDSAASKSFSENDLVLLTKEPLQKSSHDIHMVGKVERRERDNKRRLTILVIRFYLQNGSSRLNQARRNLIERGKWHATRLMSITPQLREFQALSSIKEIPILPVILKPVNDSLGGDVSKEVDLGKLSQPLQQVLKSSFNDSQLQAIGVAVGSQSLKKDFELSLIQGPPGTGKTRTILAIVSGLLASPLQRMGNAKNFLDGTLKRNSMQCTNSRPRISQTAAIAKAWQDAALARQLNEDVERSSKSMENLARGRVLLCAQSNAAVDELVSRISSQGLYGSDGKIYKPYLVRVGNVKTVHPNSLPVFIDTLVDQRLVEERMKDCNEKNDSTVGSSITLRSNLEKIVDRIRFYETKRANLRDGNADLKNSLEADGNKGDDEKEVSDAEIELKLRKLYEQKKQIYKDLSSVQTQERKSNEEMKTLRRKLRKSILQEAEIVVTTLSGCGGDLYGVCSESMSTNKFGIPSEHTLFDAIVIDEAAQALEPATLIPLQLLKSSGTKCIMVGDPKQLPATVLSSVASKFQYECSMFERLQRAGHPVIMLTKQYRMHPEICQFPSLHFYDGKLLNGEKMSSKSAPFHEIEGLGPYVFYDIVDGQEHRGKNSGALSLYNEHEAEAAVEVLRLFKKRCPSEFIGGRIGIITPYKSQLSLLRSRFLSAFGSSVIDDMELNTVDGFQGREVDIILLSTVRAGDPNSALRIKSSNIGFVADVRRMNVALTRAKLSLWVLGNARTLMTNHNWAALLKDAKARNLVISVKMPYGSMFKTAFCRNDVPGISVNHSGQKKYVEKVYDASWHAKQTVRNTNQSFEREKRNVGCANQSKRIGIGDEKYLAATKDSSLVANGKNRTSEDVKRANSGKHARVGERKGKESSEKKVGLGNTDMSKRKHEFDKSNNHSNHSERELADGHKLSKSHVSKKLKKSSDGGRSEQGNQATQLTEVSFKERDANVRGKAPSQVGRAEDLIEKRKQREAVDAILCSSLISSKKSEMSMKPLPAKRSFSSSSNVSGGIKPHKTSKVPPASSTSASENQIHKHRSKK; from the exons ATGTCGAAGAAGTTGGCGACGAGAAGAGAGCTCTTGGACCGATGGAGAGGCatcgaggaagaagaagaagatgacgaCGGCGATCATGACTCCTCCAAACGACGCCGTCTCCACCATCTTAAGGAGCAATG GTTTGCAGATgcatttaatttcttaatttgcTTCCCAAAAGATACTCATATCTGGTGTGGCTCTTGGGATTTGATGGGTCCTCTTTTAGAGACGTTCTACAATTACTTCAAAGACGAGCATCCTGATTCTCCTCTCAAGCAATTATGGAAGAGGATTTCTGATGAAATGCGGAAATGTATCCAGTGCATCTCTCAGTACCATCAAGCCTTAGAAATGTATGATAGGGAGTATGAGCTAAGTTGCATTATCCCCCTTCTTGATGTGCTGCGAACCCTTGATGAGCAGAGGGTGACTCAACACTTGAGAGAGATCAATGCAAGAATAGCAAGAGAAGAATATGATCCAGCTCGTGATAATGCTGAAGTTGTTAGTGTAATGTATGAG ATTTTGATGTTCCCTATCCTGTTGGACGATCAATCATTGTTCACTGAATTCGAAACATTTATTGAAGCAATTGATAATAAGCATGAACTGGCTTTGGATGGACAACAACAGTTTCCG GGTGTttatgcattattttttttcaaacgaAGAGTGCGTTCTGTTGGTCATCGTCTTGCTGGGTCTATGGGAAAATTGAG GGAGATCGGTTTAG ACTTGGAACCTTTGCAGCCTTTGCTTAAGAAATTTATAGGCTTTTTGGAGACAGAAGTTTTGTCACCGACTCCTGAGACTTCAAGGCCAAGAGCAAAGCTGGACCGTGTATCCATATGGCTTGGAATCAAATCATT GCTTGGATTCTTAGATCCTCCAACTTTTGAAGAAGGGATACTAGAACGCTATCCCATTTTTCTGGACCTCGTactcaatcatatcagtggtgATTCAGTTGTATTTTCTCATGCAGTTACCTGCTTGAGACTACTCTTTGAAATGCTTG GTTGTAAACTTTGGTTGAGATCTACATTGTCTCCAAGTGTGATGCGCAACACGCTATTGGGGCAGTGTTTTCATACTCAAAATGAGAAAAGCCATAAAGACATTTTTGATCTTATTCAGCCTTTTCTGCAG TCTCTTGAAGCTTTGCAAGATGGGGAACATGAAAAGCAACGTAggcattttatatattttctcctGCACCAAGTGCCAATGAGCAGTAACTTCAGTGTTTTAACGAGGAAAAAGGCTTGCCAG ATAGCTCTTTTTATTATACAAAGAGGTTATAAGATGAACCCCCCGTGCCCACCTTCTGAATGTGCACATATGTG GGGCCCTTCTCTCGTGTCATCCCTGAAGGATTCTTCACTACACAGTTCTCTGAGGCAACCTGCATTTGATCTTATACAAACTATTATAGTGTCTGATGCTGCTGCCCTTATAACTTCAATGCTGAATTGCAGCACCTCTTGGAGTATTGACAAAAGCTTGTCTCTGGACttggatgatgatgatcaatATGACAGGCTTCCATTTATTCCAGATGGTAGAGAGGAGGATAATAGTTCTTGGAGCGAATTCAGTGCACAAAGCAAAATTACTTGTCGGGAATATCGAGAGTGGATTTGCATTCCTATGTTGTGGATTGATGTTTTAGTTGAACTTGATCCCTCAGTCTTTCCAATATCATTTTCTAAGGCTGTTTTCTGGGCTCGATCTCGTTTTTCTATGGTTGAACCCGAAATCAGTGCAGAAATGGCACTTCCATTGAGAACTTGGCTTCAATCTTCGGTTGAAGAAATCTCCACTTCATTTGGTTGGACAATCCCAACTGGTTCTGATGATGGTGGAGAGGGGAAGGAGTCAAAAAACTCagtaaaaatatcatcaatgtgTATTTCTTTAGCAAGAACATTCAACAG GTTAACTGGACACTTTATAGATCAAGTGGGGCAAAGAGAAATTGGGAAACAATGGAGTTGGGAGCCAAGGATGTCTGAAAGCTTGATACTTTCACTCCTGGATCCTAATGAC AATATCAGGCAATTTGGGAAATGTATTTTGGAACAAGTTTCGGATACACGTGGTCTTTCTTGTGGCTTGAAGTTCCTCTGCTCAAGTGGATGCTCGTTGTCTGCCATTTTTCAGGGTTTCAGGCATGCTTGTAAATTG GTTCTACTGGATTCTGTTTTGGTAAAGTTTCAGACTTTGCAACATTTCTTTTTCGTTCTACGCAAATTACTCAAAGGGGTTACCCAAGAATGGCCAGAAAGTTCATCTGATCACTCAAGTATTGCAAGCTTCTCTTCCCAAGGTGGATTTTTGAGGCAGCCATTCTTTGATACATTGCCTGTGAATGCCAATGGGTATTCATCAAATGTTGACTTAAAATTGCTGGAAAAGTTCATTTACTTGCTATCTGAAACTGCTTGGCCTTCTATTCGGAGATGCTTAATAGAGGGGAAAGCATTTATTGATTACAGTTTCTGTCAG ATGACTTGTGTCCGCTTACTTGAGATCCTCCCTGTTGTTTTTGAAATAATGTACCCGCCATTGGGTACAAAACATGAGGATTCGAGAGTGATGGTGAAAAGTTCTTGTGACTTCTCATGGCTTAATGATCTCATGGATTGGGGAAAGTCATCACTTAAAGTCGTAACCGTGTATTGGAAACGGACAGTTTCCATGTTGCTGTCTTTTCTCAGGGGTTCATGTAGTAACAGTGCTACAATAACAATTGGGACCATTGAAAATCTGATATCAAGTG ATAATTTTGCCACGGATGAATTGACAGAAACAGTTTCACGCCTTTCTGTTTCGTTATCGAAGGAAGCTTCTTGTGACAGTGGAAAGACCCCCTATATTTCGAGATCTTTATTTCCCGAATTATTGTCATTTGAGAGGAATAGTTCAGTTTCAAATGAGCAGCCTCCCTCTGTGGATGACAGTGAAGTGCAGATCTTGGACTCGGTAACGGGAGCTCACAAAACGGCTGAAGATATTCTGATTGTTCTTTCAGACAGTGAAACAGAGGAACCTATATCTGCCAACGAGGTCATTCTCTCTGATACTGAGACAGGTCACCTCATGTTGGAGGACAAGACTATTGATCCTGGGAGCAAATCACATTTTGACTCTACGAAGAAGAAAGTTTTGGACACCAACACTTCTAAGGATTTGTTGGAGTCTTTTCAGCAAAATGACACTACTGATGGTTCTGTGGTTGCTTCTCGGGATAAGAGCTTTGATGGATTAAAAGGTAAAGGAGCACCCGCTCTCCTCGAATCAGAAGGTTTAGATGCTAAGAGGAAAGGAATACGCTCCATATACGATAAAACTGATTCCATTTTATCCAAGAATAGAGTTAATCTCCATGTTTCATCCAATGAAGCTGTCAGGTCCAAGAATATGACTCTAAATTTCAACAGTGCAATTTCCAAGGCAAGTGACACTGTTTTGAAAGAGATGGTACATGATACTGAAGATGATCCATTTGAGTCTGCTCTAAACTCTGCAAGGCGTCAGCAGTCATTTATAGCAAAGTCAAGCACTTCTCTTCCAAAACGGCAAGTCATTCAACTTAAATCACATTTTGAAATTAGATCTGGCCGTTTACATAGACTGGAGGGAGTGAAAAGGTTCAGGCCGCCAAGGCTTGATGACTGGTATAGACCCATTTTGGAAATTGATTACTTCGAAACTGTTGGATTAGCATCTGCTGGCAAGGATAGGAGTTGTATTGTTAGCAAATTAAAGGAGGTTCCCGTGTATTTTCAATCGCCTGAACAGTATATAGAGATTTTTCGGCCGTTGGTTTTGGAGGAGTTCAAAGCACAGTTGCACAGTTCCTTTCTGGAAATGTCTACATTGGAAGAGATGTATTTTGGCAGTCTATCTGTGATGTTGGTCGAGAGAGTTGATGATTTTCATCTGGTTCGATTTGTCTATGATGATAATGATTCTGCTGCTTCTAAAAGCTTTTCAGAAAATGACCTTGTGTTGTTGACAAAAGAGCCTTTGCAAAAATCATCCCATGATATTCATATGGTTGGAAAG GTGGAGAGGCGTGAGAGAGACAATAAGAGAAGACTAACTATATTAGTAATCAGGTTCTATCTTCAAAATGGTTCTTCACGATTAAATCAAGCTAGAAGGAACCTCATTGAACGTGGTAAATGGCACGCAACTCGCTTAATGAGCATTACACCTCAACTTAGAGAATTTCAGGCACTGTCTTCAATTAAGGAAATCCCCATACTTCCAGTTATTTTGAAGCCCGTCAATGATTCTCTTGGTGGTGATGTATCCAAGGAAGTGGATCTGGGTAAGCTTTCCCAACCCTTGCAGCAAGTACTGAAATCATCCTTTAATGACAGTCAACTTCAAGCTATTGGTGTTGCTGTTGGATCACAAAGTTTAAAGAAAGATTTTGAATTATCCCTTATTCAGGGTCCTCCAG GTACTGGCAAGACGCGAACTATTTTGGCCATTGTCAGTGGCTTGCTTGCTTCACCTTTACAGAGGATGGGTAATGCAAAAAACTTTCTTGATGGCACTTTGAAAAGAAATAGTATGCAGTGCACCAATTCACGACCACGGATAAGCCAGACTGCTGCAATTGCAAAGGCATGGCAGGATGCAGCCTTGGCTAGACAATTGAATGAGGATGTTGAAAGAAGCTCAAAATCCATGGAAAATTTGGCAAGAGGAAGGGTGCTTCTATGCGCTCAGTCAAATGCTGCGGTTGATGAGTTAGTATCGAGAATTTCTAGTCAAGGTCTTTATGGCAGCGATGGAAAGATTTACAAGCCGTATCTTGTAAGGGTTGGCAATGTGAAGACAGTCCATCCAAATTCACTACCAGTATTTATTGACACACTTGTTGATCAACGTTTGGTGGAAGAGAGGATGAAAGATTGCAATGAAAAGAATGATTCAACTGTGGGCTCTTCAATTACTTTGCGTTCTAATCTTGAGAAAATAGTTGACCGAATCAGGTTTTACGAAACAAAGCGTGCTAACTTAAGGGATGGAAATGCAGACCTTAAGAATTCTTTGGAAGCTGATGGTAATAAGGGGGATGATGAGAAAGAAGTGTCTGATGCAGAAATAGAGTTGAAGCTAAGAAAACTTTATGAGCAAAAGAAGCAAATCTATAAAGATCTTAGCAGTGTTCAGACACAGGAGAGGAAATCTaatgaagaaatgaaaacaCTTAGACGTAAGCTTCGGAAGTCTATTTTGCAGGAAGCTGAGATTGTGGTAACTACATTGAGTGGTTGTGGTGGAGACCTCTATGGAGTGTGTTCTGAGTCTATGTCAACTAATAAATTTGGGATTCCATCCGAGCATACCCTTTTTGATGCTATAGTGATTGATGAAGCTGCTCAA GCTCTGGAACCTGCTACTCTGATTCCTCTTCAGCTTTTAAAATCTAGCGGGACTAAATGTATTATG GTTGGTGACCCAAAGCAGCTTCCAGCGACAGTTCTTTCTAGTGTTGCTAGTAAATTCCAGTATGAATGCAGTATGTTTGAACGTTTACAGAGGGCCGGTCATCCTGTCATTATGCTGACCAAACAG TATAGAATGCACCCAGAAATATGTCAGTTTCCTTCATTGCATTTTTATGATGGAAAGCTGCTAAATGGTGAAAAAATGTCTAGCAAGTCAGCTCCATTTCATGAAATTGAGGGTCTCGGACCATATGTCTTCTATGACATTGTTGATGGCCAAGAGCATCGTGGTAAGAACTCTGGTGCATTGTCCCTTTACAATGAGCATGAGGCTGAAGCTGCAGTTGAAGTTCTTAGGTTATTCAAGAAAAG GTGCCCATCTGAATTTATTGGTGGAAGAATTGGCATCATAACTCCATACAAAAGTCAACTCTCTCTTTTACGTTCTCGTTTTTTAAGTGCATTTGGATCTTCTGTTATAGATGATATGGAATTAAATACCGTGGATGGTTTCCAAGGTCGGGAGGTTGATATAATTTTACTTTCAACTGTTAGGGCAGGGGATCCGAACTCTGCCCTTCGGATCAAGTCAAGCAACATTGGGTTTGTAGCTGATGTAAGAAGGATGAATGTGGCTTTGACAAGAGCCAAGCTCTCGCTCTGGGTCTTGGGTAATGCCAGGACTTTGATGACAAACCATAACTGGGCTGCTCTTTTAAAGGATGCTAAAGCAAGAAACTTGGTTATCTCAGTCAAAATGCCATATGGGTCGATGTTTAAAACAGCcttttgtagaaatgatgttcCAGGAATTTCTGTTAACCACTCAGGACAGAAGAAATATGTTGAAAAGGTTTATGATGCTAGTTGGCATGCAAAACAAACTGTACGCAATACAAATCAAAGCtttgaaagggaaaaaaggaaTGTAGGCTGTGCAAATCAGAGTAAAAGAATAGGTATAGGAGACGAAAAGTATTTGGCTGCGACTAAAGATTCATCTTTAGTAGCAAATGGTAAGAACAGAACTTCTGAGGATGTTAAGCGTGCAAACTCAGGGAAACATGCTAGAGTGGGTGAAAGGAAGGGCAAAGAGAGTAGTGAAAAGAAAGTCGGTTTGGGGAATACTGATATGAGCAAAAGGAAGCATGAATTTGACAAATCTAATAATCATTCAAACCATTCTGAACGAGAATTGGCTGATGGTCATAAACTCTCGAAATCACATGTGTCAAAAAAACTGAAGAAATCCTCTGATGGTGGTAGAAGCGAGCAGGGGAATCAGGCAACTCAATTAACTGAAGTCAGCTTTAAGGAGAGAGATGCAAATGTCAGAGGTAAAGCCCCCAGTCAGGTAGGCCGTGCTGaagatttgattgaaaaaaggaaacaacGTGAAGCTGTTGATGCTATTCTTTGTTCTTCACTGATATCTTCCAAGAAGTCTGAAATGTCAATGAAACCTCTGCCTGCCAAAAGGTCTTTTTCGTCATCATCAAATGTTAGTGGTGGCATAAAACCTCACAAAACAAGTAAAG TTCCACCAGCGTCTTCAACAAGTGCATCAGAAAACCAGATCCATAAGCATCGCagtaagaaataa